A stretch of DNA from Thermoleophilaceae bacterium:
CGCTATCCGGGCGGCTCCCCCGACACGCCGTACGTGGCGGGCAGGGAGGCCGTGGGGCGCGTGCTCGAGTCCGGCAGCGTCGCCGCCGGGGCGCGCGTGTACGCGTCTGGCCTCGGCTTCCTCGCGGAACGCGCGGCGGTGCCGGACGACAACGTGCTCGTGATCGACACCGACGTGGATGACGCCCTCGCCGCCTGCTTCGGCGTGGCCGGCCTGGCCGCGTGGCTCGCGCTCGAGTGGCGCGGCGACGTGCGCGAGGGCGAGACCGTGCTCGTGCTCGGCGCGAGCGGAGCGGTGGGATTGATCGCCGTGCAGGCGGCCAAGCTGCTCGGCGCCGGACGTGTGGTGGCCGCCGCGCGGAGCGCTGAGGGGCTTCAGCGTGCGCGCGAGCTCGGGGCCGACACCACCGTCAAGCTCGACGAGCACGAGGACCTGGCGGCGGCGTTCGTCGACGCCTGCGACGGTCAGCTCGACCTGACGATCGACCCGCTGTGGGGCCCGCCCGGCGCAGCCGCGGTGAAGGCCACGAGCTTTGGCGGCCGCGTGGTGCAGCTCGGGCAGTCCGCGGGCAAGGAGGCCACCGTCGAGTCCGGCTGGATCCGGGCGAAGCTGCTTTCGATCCTCGGCCACACCAACTTCGCAGCGCCGGCGGAGGTGCGCAATGCCGCCTACCTGCGCATGGTCCGGCACGCCGCCGCGGGAGAGCTCACGGTCGATTACGACCTGATGCCGCTCGGGCGCG
This window harbors:
- a CDS encoding zinc-binding dehydrogenase, giving the protein MKAALIEQIGSEPVLRDVDEPARQDGQTLIEVTAAPINPIDLSTAAGRYPGGSPDTPYVAGREAVGRVLESGSVAAGARVYASGLGFLAERAAVPDDNVLVIDTDVDDALAACFGVAGLAAWLALEWRGDVREGETVLVLGASGAVGLIAVQAAKLLGAGRVVAAARSAEGLQRARELGADTTVKLDEHEDLAAAFVDACDGQLDLTIDPLWGPPGAAAVKATSFGGRVVQLGQSAGKEATVESGWIRAKLLSILGHTNFAAPAEVRNAAYLRMVRHAAAGELTVDYDLMPLGRVAEAWELQEASPGRKLVLSPSDVP